A window of Desulfuromonas acetexigens genomic DNA:
CAGGCGACTGCCGAAACTGGAGCCGACCCGCAGTGGTCACCCTGAATCTCCAGAAGTCGTCCCAAGATCGACTTCTGCTCAAACAAAACGCCGCATGAAAATGCGACAACTTCCTTGACAACGACCGTCCTTTTGTCGGCCGGCAGGAGATCATTGTCAACAACTACCCGATGGAGCGTAATGGGGAAAAATCTCGCAAGCGCTGGCATCTTTTCGCGGAAGACGTTGCCAGGCGTTGCGCTGCCGGAGAGTCCATAGTGCAAATCACCTTGGGTGACCCGCTAATCTTCGCCACCAGCTCTTACTTGTTGCAAAGCCTTTCTGAAATGATGCCGGCGGCGAATATTCACGTCGTTCCCGGAATCAGTGCTTTTCAGATTGCCGCAAGTCGATTTGCCGAGACCTTGACGTTGCAGGAGGATCGACTGATGCTGATGTCGGCAACGGATCTTTCTGCCGTTGAGAGAGCCTTGGGACAATGTGAGACCCTGGTGCTGTATAAGGCTGGAACCTGTATCGACGCTTTGATGGAT
This region includes:
- a CDS encoding precorrin-2 C(20)-methyltransferase, whose product is MERNGEKSRKRWHLFAEDVARRCAAGESIVQITLGDPLIFATSSYLLQSLSEMMPAANIHVVPGISAFQIAASRFAETLTLQEDRLMLMSATDLSAVERALGQCETLVLYKAGTCIDALMDLLCRHNLLDRARLVSCCEQGERELVLDDLPSWQAQPLNYMTTMIVRIGNRPWAEG